A window of the Opitutales bacterium genome harbors these coding sequences:
- the gmk gene encoding guanylate kinase — protein sequence MNKSLVLEKTVSTSSQAILLIISGPTASGKTTLCDRMLETYQPAIQRVITSTTRAVRPGEINKRDYYFFTQEEFIRREQAGEFYETADVHGRRYGTLKSEIQSKLSQGIDCLLNIDVQGAMAFFEAEAQDPLLSGRIHSVFIIPPDLDTLRNRLRERGESDPSEIERRLKSAEMEMSYAHHYAFQLKTTSRDADFSALQAYYNQIARPS from the coding sequence ATGAACAAGTCTTTGGTTCTTGAAAAAACGGTGAGCACATCGAGCCAGGCAATTCTGCTGATCATTTCCGGTCCTACCGCCAGCGGAAAAACGACCCTCTGCGACCGGATGCTCGAGACCTATCAACCAGCCATCCAACGCGTCATCACATCCACAACACGCGCCGTACGTCCCGGCGAAATCAATAAGCGCGACTACTATTTTTTCACCCAGGAGGAATTCATTCGGCGGGAGCAAGCGGGTGAATTTTACGAAACTGCCGACGTTCACGGAAGGCGCTACGGAACACTCAAATCTGAGATACAGAGTAAACTCAGCCAAGGCATCGATTGCTTACTCAACATCGATGTCCAAGGTGCTATGGCGTTTTTCGAAGCTGAGGCGCAAGACCCCCTCTTAAGTGGACGGATACATTCTGTCTTCATCATACCTCCAGATCTAGATACTCTCCGTAATCGATTGCGCGAGCGTGGTGAAAGTGATCCGTCAGAGATCGAGCGACGCCTGAAATCAGCCGAAATGGAAATGAGTTACGCGCACCATTATGCCTTTCAGCTCAAAACTACTTCCCGAGACGCCGACTTCAGCGCGCTACAGGCCTATTATAACCAGATCGCTCGACCTAGTTGA